A single region of the Pseudomonas sp. GGS8 genome encodes:
- the rplD gene encoding 50S ribosomal protein L4, with protein MQLNVNDAQAIEVSELTFGGEFNETLVHQAVVAYMAGGRQGSKQQKTRSDVRGGGKRPWRQKGTGRARAGTIRSPIWRGGGTTFAARPQDHSQKLNKKMYRAAMRSILAELVRTDRLVVVQDFAVETPKTKDLLGKLNNMSLTDVLIVSDAVDQNLYLAARNLPHVDVRDVQGSDPVSLIAYDKVLITVSAVKKFEELLG; from the coding sequence ATGCAATTAAATGTAAATGACGCTCAAGCGATCGAAGTTTCCGAACTGACATTTGGCGGCGAATTCAACGAGACGCTGGTTCACCAAGCAGTCGTGGCCTACATGGCCGGCGGCCGTCAAGGTAGCAAGCAGCAAAAGACCCGTTCCGACGTTCGTGGTGGCGGTAAGCGCCCATGGCGTCAGAAAGGTACTGGCCGTGCTCGTGCCGGTACTATCCGTAGCCCAATCTGGCGTGGCGGCGGTACCACTTTCGCAGCTCGTCCTCAGGATCACTCCCAGAAGCTGAACAAGAAGATGTATCGCGCAGCAATGCGTTCCATCCTTGCTGAGCTGGTGCGTACTGATCGTCTGGTTGTGGTTCAGGATTTCGCTGTTGAAACGCCGAAAACCAAAGACCTGCTGGGCAAACTGAACAACATGAGCCTGACCGACGTTCTGATCGTGTCGGATGCTGTTGATCAGAACCTGTACCTGGCTGCTCGTAACCTGCCGCACGTTGATGTACGTGATGTGCAAGGTTCCGATCCAGTTAGTCTGATCGCATACGACAAGGTGTTGATCACCGTGTCGGCCGTGAAGAAATTCGAGGAGCTGCTGGGATGA
- the rplC gene encoding 50S ribosomal protein L3, producing MTIGVVGRKCGMTRIFTEEGVSIPVTVIEIEPNRVTQFKTEETDGYRAVQVTVGERRASRVTAAQAGHFAKANVAAGRTVMEFRLEEGEYQAGDLINAEIFAAGQLVDVTGQSKGKGFQGTIKRWNFRGQDNTHGNSVSHRVPGSIGQCQTPGRVFKGKKMSGHMGAERVTVQSLEVVRVDAERNLLLVKGAVPGATGGNLVVRPAAKARG from the coding sequence ATGACTATTGGTGTAGTCGGTCGTAAATGCGGTATGACCCGTATTTTCACCGAAGAAGGTGTCTCCATTCCGGTCACGGTCATTGAGATCGAGCCGAATCGCGTCACCCAGTTCAAAACTGAAGAGACCGATGGCTATCGTGCAGTGCAAGTCACTGTAGGCGAGCGTCGTGCTTCGCGTGTTACAGCTGCGCAAGCTGGCCACTTCGCTAAGGCGAACGTTGCCGCTGGTCGTACCGTAATGGAATTCCGCCTTGAAGAAGGCGAGTACCAGGCCGGCGATCTGATCAACGCTGAAATCTTCGCCGCTGGTCAACTGGTTGATGTGACCGGTCAGTCCAAGGGTAAAGGCTTCCAGGGTACGATCAAGCGTTGGAATTTCCGCGGGCAAGATAACACCCACGGTAACTCCGTATCCCACCGCGTTCCAGGCTCTATCGGCCAGTGCCAGACTCCTGGTCGTGTATTCAAGGGCAAGAAAATGTCCGGTCATATGGGCGCTGAGCGCGTGACCGTGCAGTCCCTCGAAGTAGTGCGCGTGGACGCTGAACGCAATCTGTTGTTGGTCAAGGGTGCTGTTCCTGGCGCTACTGGCGGCAACTTGGTTGTACGTCCAGCAGCCAAGGCTCGCGGTTAA
- the tuf gene encoding elongation factor Tu, with protein sequence MAKEKFDRSLPHVNVGTIGHVDHGKTTLTAALTRVCSEVFGSARVDFDKIDSAPEEKARGITINTAHVEYNSKIRHYAHVDCPGHADYVKNMITGAAQMDGAILVCSAADGPMPQTREHILLSRQVGVPYIVVFLNKADLVDDAELLELVEMEVRDLLSTYDFPGDDTPIIIGSARMALDGLDDNEMGTTAVKKLVETLDSYIPEPVRLTDKPFLMPIEDVFSISGRGTVVTGRIERGIVRVQDPLEIVGLRDTTVTTCTGVEMFRKLLDEGRAGENCGVLLRGTKRDDVERGQVLVKPGTVKPHTKFTAEVYVLSKEEGGRHTPFFKGYRPQFYFRTTDVTGNCELPEGVEMVMPGDNIQMTVTLIKTIAMEDGLRFAIREGGRTVGAGVVAKIIE encoded by the coding sequence GTGGCTAAAGAAAAATTTGATCGTTCCCTACCGCACGTCAACGTTGGCACTATCGGTCACGTTGACCACGGTAAAACCACTCTGACCGCTGCTCTGACTCGCGTCTGCTCCGAAGTTTTCGGTTCGGCTCGTGTTGACTTCGACAAGATCGACAGCGCACCAGAAGAGAAAGCTCGCGGTATCACCATCAACACCGCTCACGTTGAGTACAACTCGAAGATCCGTCACTACGCTCACGTTGACTGCCCAGGTCACGCTGACTATGTGAAGAACATGATCACCGGTGCTGCTCAAATGGACGGCGCTATCCTGGTTTGTTCGGCCGCTGATGGTCCGATGCCGCAAACCCGTGAGCACATCCTGCTGTCCCGTCAGGTAGGCGTTCCGTACATCGTGGTTTTCCTGAACAAGGCTGACCTGGTAGACGACGCTGAGCTGCTGGAGCTGGTTGAGATGGAAGTGCGCGATCTGCTGAGCACTTACGACTTCCCAGGCGACGACACTCCAATCATCATCGGTTCCGCTCGTATGGCGCTGGATGGTCTGGACGATAACGAGATGGGCACCACTGCCGTCAAGAAACTGGTTGAAACTCTGGACAGCTACATCCCAGAACCAGTTCGTCTGACCGACAAGCCGTTCCTGATGCCAATCGAAGACGTATTCTCGATCTCGGGTCGCGGTACTGTTGTGACTGGTCGTATCGAGCGCGGTATCGTTCGCGTTCAGGATCCACTGGAAATCGTTGGTCTGCGTGACACTACCGTCACCACCTGCACCGGTGTTGAAATGTTCCGCAAGCTGCTCGACGAAGGTCGTGCTGGCGAGAACTGCGGCGTGCTGCTGCGCGGCACCAAGCGTGATGACGTGGAGCGTGGTCAGGTTCTGGTTAAGCCAGGTACCGTTAAGCCGCACACCAAGTTCACCGCAGAAGTTTACGTTCTGAGCAAAGAAGAAGGCGGTCGTCACACTCCGTTCTTCAAAGGCTACCGTCCACAGTTCTACTTCCGTACTACTGACGTGACTGGTAACTGCGAGCTGCCAGAAGGCGTTGAAATGGTAATGCCAGGCGATAACATTCAAATGACTGTTACCCTGATCAAAACCATCGCAATGGAAGACGGTCTGCGTTTCGCTATTCGCGAAGGCGGCCGTACCGTTGGTGCTGGCGTTGTAGCTAAAATCATCGAGTAA
- the rpsG gene encoding 30S ribosomal protein S7 — protein MPRRRVAAKREVLDDPKYGSQILAKFMNHVMESGKKAVAERIVYGALEKVKERKNSDPLEIFEKALDAIAPLVEVKSRRVGGATYQVPVEVRPSRRNALAMRWLVDFARKRGEKSMALRLAGELLDAAEGKGAAVKKREDVHRMAEANKAFSHYRF, from the coding sequence ATGCCAAGAAGACGCGTAGCAGCCAAGCGCGAAGTGCTTGACGATCCAAAATACGGAAGCCAAATCCTGGCCAAGTTCATGAACCACGTGATGGAGAGCGGCAAAAAAGCCGTTGCCGAGCGTATCGTTTATGGCGCGCTGGAAAAGGTTAAAGAGCGCAAGAACAGCGACCCCCTGGAAATCTTCGAGAAAGCTCTCGACGCCATCGCTCCGCTGGTCGAAGTAAAGTCGCGCCGTGTAGGCGGTGCTACTTACCAGGTTCCGGTCGAAGTTCGTCCGTCCCGTCGTAACGCGCTGGCAATGCGCTGGTTGGTAGACTTCGCCCGTAAGCGCGGCGAGAAGTCTATGGCTCTGCGTTTGGCTGGCGAACTGTTGGACGCTGCTGAAGGTAAAGGTGCTGCTGTTAAGAAGCGTGAAGACGTGCACCGTATGGCTGAAGCCAACAAGGCTTTCTCGCACTACCGCTTCTAA
- the rpsJ gene encoding 30S ribosomal protein S10: protein MQNQQIRIRLKAFDHRLIDQSTQEIVETAKRTGAQVRGPIPLPTRKERFTVLVSPHVNKDARDQYEIRTHKRVLDIVQPTDKTVDALMKLDLAAGVEVQISLG, encoded by the coding sequence ATGCAAAATCAGCAAATCCGTATCAGGTTGAAGGCTTTTGACCATCGCCTGATCGACCAATCCACCCAGGAAATCGTGGAAACCGCGAAACGTACTGGTGCTCAAGTGCGTGGTCCAATTCCACTGCCTACCCGTAAAGAGCGGTTCACCGTTCTGGTCTCCCCGCACGTCAACAAAGACGCGCGTGACCAGTACGAGATCCGTACTCATAAGCGCGTTCTGGATATCGTCCAGCCAACGGATAAAACCGTTGATGCTCTTATGAAGCTTGATCTTGCGGCCGGTGTGGAAGTGCAGATCAGCCTCGGCTAA
- the rpoC gene encoding DNA-directed RNA polymerase subunit beta': protein MKDLLNLLKNQGQVEEFDAIRIGLASPEMIRSWSFGEVKKPETINYRTFKPERDGLFCAKIFGPVKDYECLCGKYKRLKHRGVICEKCGVEVALAKVRRERMAHIELASPVAHIWFLKSLPSRIGLLMDMTLRDIERVLYFESYVVIDPGMTTLEKGQLLNDEQYFEALEEFGDDFDARMGAEAVRELLHAIDLEHEIGRLREEIPQTNSETKIKKLSKRLKLMEAFQGSGNLPEWMVLTVLPVLPPDLRPLVPLDGGRFATSDLNDLYRRVINRNNRLKRLLDLSAPDIIVRNEKRMLQEAVDALLDNGRRGRAITGSNKRPLKSLADMIKGKQGRFRQNLLGKRVDYSGRSVITVGPTLRLHQCGLPKKMALELFKPFIFGKLEMRGLATTIKAAKKMVERELPEVWDVLAEVIREHPVLLNRAPTLHRLGIQAFEPVLIEGKAIQLHPLVCAAYNADFDGDQMAVHVPLTLEAQLEARALMMSTNNILSPANGEPIIVPSQDVVLGLYYMTREAINAKGEGRVFADLQEVDRVFRAGEAALHAKVKVRINETVNDRDGGSVTNTRIVDTTVGRALLFQVVPKGLSFDVVNLPMKKKAISKLINQCYRVVGLKETVIFADQLMYTGFAYSTISGVSIGVNDFVIPDEKARIIGAATDEVKEIESQYASGLVTQGEKYNKVIDLWSKANDEVSKAMMANLSKEKVIDRHGVEVDQESFNSMYMMADSGARGSAAQIRQLAGMRGLMAKPDGSIIETPITANFREGLSVLQYFISTHGARKGLADTALKTANSGYLTRRLVDVAQDLVVTEIDCGTEHGLVMTPHIEGGDVVEPLGERVLGRVIARDVFKPGTEEVIVPAGTLVDEKWVEFIELNSIDEVIVRSPISCETRYGICAKCYGRDLARGHQVNIGEAVGVIAAQSIGEPGTQLTMRTFHIGGAASRTSAADSVQVKNGGTVRLHNLKHVERVDGCLVAVSRSGELAIADDFGRERERYKLPYGAVISVKEGDKVDAGAIVAKWDPHTHPIVTEMKGTVTYVGMEEGITIKRQTDELTGMTNIEVLDAKDRPAAGKDIRPAVKMVDDNGKDLLLPGTDVIAQYFLPANALVGVADGAKIAIGDVIARIPQETSKTRDITGGLPRVADLFEARRPKEASILAEVSGTIAFGKETKGKRRLVITPNDGSDPYEELIPKWRHLNVFEGEQVNRGEVISDGPSDPHDILRLLGVSALAKYIVNEIQDVYRLQGVKINDKHIETILRQMLRKVEIAESGDSSFIKGDQMELTHVLVENERLSAEDKFVSKFTRVLLGITKASLSTESFISAASFQETTRVLTEAAVTGKRDYLRGLKENVVVGRLIPAGTGLAYHSERKRRRDADKPLRVSASEVEAALTEALNSSGN from the coding sequence TTGAAAGACCTACTGAATTTGCTGAAAAACCAGGGTCAAGTCGAAGAGTTCGACGCCATCCGTATTGGACTGGCATCGCCTGAGATGATCCGTTCGTGGTCGTTCGGTGAAGTTAAAAAGCCGGAAACCATCAACTACCGTACGTTCAAACCTGAGCGTGACGGCCTGTTCTGCGCCAAGATCTTTGGCCCGGTAAAGGATTACGAGTGCCTGTGCGGTAAGTACAAGCGCTTGAAGCACCGTGGTGTGATCTGCGAGAAGTGCGGTGTTGAAGTCGCGTTGGCAAAAGTTCGTCGCGAGCGCATGGCGCACATCGAACTGGCCTCTCCAGTAGCCCACATCTGGTTCCTGAAATCGCTGCCGTCCCGTATCGGTTTGCTGATGGACATGACCCTGCGTGATATCGAACGCGTTCTCTACTTCGAGAGCTATGTCGTTATCGATCCAGGCATGACCACCCTTGAAAAAGGTCAGCTGCTCAACGACGAGCAGTACTTCGAAGCGCTGGAAGAGTTCGGTGACGATTTCGATGCCCGCATGGGTGCCGAAGCTGTCCGTGAACTGCTGCACGCTATCGACCTGGAACACGAGATTGGCCGCCTGCGTGAAGAAATTCCGCAAACCAACTCCGAAACCAAAATCAAGAAGCTGTCCAAGCGTCTGAAGTTGATGGAAGCCTTCCAGGGTTCCGGCAACCTGCCTGAGTGGATGGTGCTGACCGTTCTGCCGGTTCTGCCGCCAGATCTGCGTCCACTGGTCCCATTGGATGGCGGTCGTTTCGCGACTTCCGACCTCAACGATCTGTATCGTCGAGTAATCAACCGTAACAACCGCTTGAAGCGCCTGCTTGATCTGTCCGCTCCGGACATCATCGTGCGCAACGAAAAGCGTATGTTGCAGGAAGCCGTCGATGCGCTGCTCGACAACGGTCGTCGTGGCCGCGCTATCACTGGTTCCAACAAGCGTCCTCTGAAATCCCTGGCTGACATGATCAAGGGTAAGCAAGGTCGTTTCCGTCAGAACTTGCTCGGTAAGCGCGTTGACTACTCCGGTCGTTCGGTAATTACCGTAGGTCCGACCCTGCGTCTGCACCAGTGCGGTCTGCCGAAGAAGATGGCTCTCGAGCTGTTCAAGCCGTTCATTTTCGGCAAGCTGGAAATGCGTGGTCTTGCTACCACCATCAAAGCGGCCAAGAAGATGGTCGAGCGCGAGCTGCCAGAGGTTTGGGACGTTCTCGCTGAAGTGATTCGCGAACACCCGGTTCTCCTCAACCGTGCACCGACCCTTCACCGTCTGGGTATCCAGGCGTTTGAACCGGTACTGATCGAAGGTAAGGCTATCCAGCTGCACCCTCTGGTCTGTGCTGCGTACAACGCCGACTTCGACGGCGACCAAATGGCCGTGCACGTACCGCTGACACTGGAAGCCCAGTTGGAAGCGCGTGCGTTGATGATGTCGACCAACAACATTCTGTCGCCAGCCAACGGTGAGCCAATCATCGTTCCGTCGCAGGACGTTGTATTGGGTCTTTACTACATGACTCGTGAAGCGATCAACGCCAAGGGCGAAGGTCGTGTGTTCGCGGATCTGCAGGAAGTTGACCGTGTGTTCCGTGCCGGCGAAGCCGCACTGCACGCCAAGGTCAAGGTGCGGATCAACGAAACCGTGAACGATCGTGATGGCGGCAGCGTGACCAACACTCGTATCGTCGACACTACTGTCGGCCGTGCGCTGTTGTTCCAGGTTGTGCCAAAAGGTCTGTCCTTCGACGTCGTCAACCTGCCGATGAAGAAGAAGGCGATCTCCAAGCTGATCAACCAGTGCTACCGCGTGGTTGGTTTGAAAGAGACCGTGATCTTCGCTGACCAGTTGATGTATACCGGTTTTGCCTATTCGACCATCTCCGGCGTTTCCATCGGTGTTAACGACTTCGTTATCCCGGATGAAAAAGCCCGCATCATCGGTGCAGCCACCGACGAAGTGAAAGAGATCGAAAGTCAGTACGCCTCCGGCCTGGTAACCCAGGGCGAGAAGTACAACAAAGTGATCGACCTTTGGTCCAAGGCGAACGACGAAGTTTCCAAGGCGATGATGGCCAACCTCTCGAAAGAGAAGGTCATCGACCGTCATGGCGTCGAAGTCGACCAGGAATCCTTCAACTCGATGTACATGATGGCCGACTCGGGCGCACGGGGTTCTGCTGCGCAGATCCGTCAGCTCGCCGGTATGCGTGGTCTGATGGCCAAGCCCGACGGCTCCATCATTGAAACGCCGATTACTGCGAACTTCCGTGAAGGTTTGAGCGTACTCCAGTACTTCATCTCTACTCACGGTGCTCGTAAAGGTCTGGCGGATACCGCGTTGAAAACTGCGAACTCCGGTTACCTGACTCGTCGTCTGGTAGACGTGGCGCAGGATCTGGTTGTGACCGAGATCGATTGCGGCACCGAACATGGCCTGGTAATGACTCCGCACATTGAAGGCGGTGACGTTGTTGAGCCGTTGGGTGAGCGCGTATTGGGTCGTGTCATTGCCCGTGACGTATTCAAGCCGGGTACCGAGGAAGTTATTGTTCCTGCCGGCACTCTGGTAGACGAGAAGTGGGTCGAGTTCATCGAGCTGAACAGCATCGACGAAGTGATCGTGCGTTCGCCGATCAGCTGCGAAACCCGCTACGGCATTTGCGCCAAGTGCTACGGCCGTGACTTGGCTCGTGGTCACCAGGTGAACATCGGTGAAGCGGTCGGCGTTATCGCTGCCCAGTCCATCGGTGAGCCGGGTACCCAGCTGACCATGCGTACGTTCCACATTGGTGGTGCGGCAAGCCGGACCTCCGCAGCCGACAGCGTTCAGGTGAAGAATGGCGGTACCGTCCGTCTGCATAACCTGAAGCACGTTGAGCGAGTGGATGGTTGCCTGGTTGCTGTGTCCCGTTCCGGTGAGCTGGCAATCGCTGATGACTTCGGTCGTGAGCGTGAGCGCTACAAGCTGCCGTACGGTGCTGTGATTTCGGTTAAAGAAGGTGACAAGGTCGACGCTGGCGCAATCGTGGCCAAGTGGGATCCGCACACTCACCCAATCGTTACCGAAATGAAAGGTACCGTGACCTACGTGGGCATGGAAGAAGGCATCACGATCAAGCGTCAGACTGACGAATTGACCGGTATGACCAACATTGAAGTACTCGACGCCAAAGACCGTCCAGCTGCCGGTAAAGATATCCGTCCTGCTGTGAAGATGGTTGATGACAACGGCAAGGATCTCTTGCTGCCGGGTACCGACGTAATTGCTCAGTACTTCCTGCCTGCTAACGCTCTGGTCGGTGTAGCGGACGGTGCGAAAATCGCGATCGGTGATGTTATCGCTCGTATTCCGCAAGAGACTTCGAAGACTCGTGACATCACCGGTGGTCTGCCGCGTGTTGCCGACTTGTTCGAAGCCCGTCGTCCGAAAGAAGCCTCGATTCTGGCTGAAGTCAGCGGCACCATCGCGTTCGGTAAAGAGACCAAGGGCAAGCGCCGTCTGGTCATCACCCCGAACGACGGTAGCGATCCGTACGAAGAGCTGATTCCGAAGTGGCGTCACCTGAACGTCTTCGAAGGCGAACAGGTAAACCGCGGCGAAGTTATCTCCGACGGTCCGAGCGATCCACATGACATCCTGCGTCTGTTGGGTGTGAGTGCGCTGGCCAAGTACATCGTGAACGAGATCCAGGACGTTTACCGTCTGCAGGGCGTGAAGATCAACGACAAGCACATCGAGACCATCCTGCGTCAGATGCTGCGTAAAGTTGAGATCGCTGAATCCGGCGATTCCAGTTTCATCAAGGGCGACCAGATGGAATTGACTCACGTGCTGGTAGAGAACGAGCGTCTGAGCGCTGAAGACAAATTTGTCTCCAAGTTCACTCGCGTTCTGCTGGGTATCACCAAGGCGTCGTTGTCCACCGAATCGTTCATCTCGGCGGCTTCCTTCCAGGAAACCACTCGCGTACTGACCGAGGCGGCGGTAACCGGCAAGCGCGATTACCTGCGCGGCCTGAAAGAAAACGTGGTCGTGGGTCGTCTGATCCCGGCCGGTACCGGTCTGGCTTATCACAGCGAGCGCAAGCGCCGTCGTGATGCTGACAAACCGTTGCGCGTGAGCGCCAGTGAAGTAGAAGCTGCACTGACCGAAGCGCTGAACTCGAGTGGTAACTGA
- the rplW gene encoding 50S ribosomal protein L23 produces the protein MNQERVFKVLLGPHVSEKATVLADKKGQFVFKVATDATKLEIKKAVESLFSVKVERVTTLNVLGKSKRTARGLGKRNDWKKAVISLQPGQDLDFSSSAE, from the coding sequence ATGAACCAGGAACGCGTATTTAAAGTTCTGCTTGGCCCGCACGTTTCCGAGAAGGCTACGGTTCTGGCAGACAAGAAAGGCCAGTTCGTTTTCAAGGTTGCCACTGACGCAACCAAGCTGGAAATCAAGAAGGCCGTCGAAAGCCTGTTCAGCGTGAAAGTAGAGCGTGTTACTACCCTGAATGTTCTGGGTAAGAGCAAGCGCACTGCTCGCGGTCTGGGCAAGCGTAATGACTGGAAGAAGGCGGTTATCTCCCTTCAGCCAGGCCAAGATCTCGATTTCAGCAGCAGTGCTGAGTAA
- the rpsL gene encoding 30S ribosomal protein S12 — MATINQLVRQPRKRIVEKSDVPALQNCPQRRGVCTRVYTTTPKKPNSALRKVCRVRLTNGFEVSSYIGGEGHNLQEHSVVLIRGGRVKDLPGVRYHTVRGSLDTSGVKGRNQGRSKYGTKRPK, encoded by the coding sequence ATGGCAACTATCAACCAGCTGGTACGTCAGCCGCGTAAGCGTATCGTCGAGAAATCCGACGTGCCTGCGCTGCAGAACTGCCCGCAACGTCGTGGCGTATGCACCCGTGTGTATACCACTACGCCGAAAAAACCTAACTCGGCACTGCGTAAAGTATGCCGTGTGCGTCTGACCAACGGTTTCGAGGTTTCCTCGTACATCGGCGGTGAAGGCCACAACCTGCAAGAGCACAGCGTGGTACTGATCCGCGGCGGTCGTGTAAAAGACTTGCCAGGTGTTCGTTATCACACCGTTCGCGGCTCTTTGGATACTTCCGGCGTTAAAGGTCGTAACCAAGGTCGTTCGAAGTACGGTACCAAGCGTCCGAAGTAA
- the fusA gene encoding elongation factor G gives MARTTPISRYRNIGIVAHVDAGKTTTTERVLFYTGKSHKMGEVHDGAATTDWMVQEQERGITITSAAITAFWKGSEKQYSHEHRFNVIDTPGHVDFTIEVERSLRVLDGAVVVFCGTSGVEPQSETVWRQANKYGVPRLVYVNKMDRAGANFLRVIGQIKQRLGHTPVPIQLAIGSEDNFQGQIDLINMQAVYWNDSDKGMVPVRKDIPAELQELAEEWRSNMVEAAAEANEELMNKYLEGEELSIEEIKAALRQRTIAGEIVLAVCGSSFKNKGVPLVLDAVIDFLPAPTDIPAIKGSNPDNEEEEMERHASDDEPFAALAFKIATDPFVGTLTFVRVYSGVLASGDGVINSVKGKKERVGRMVQMHANAREEIKEVRAGDIAALIGMKDVTTGETLCNADKPIILVRMDFPEPVISVAVEPKTKDDQEKMGIALGKLAQEDPSFRVKTDEETGQTIISGMGELHLDILVDRMRREFNVEANIGKPQVSYRERITKSCEIEGKFVRQSGGRGQFGHCWIRFAPADEGQEGLQFLNEVVGGVVPKEYIPAIQKGIEEQMKNGVVAGYPLIGLKATVFDGSYHDVDSNEMAFKVAASMATKQLAQKGGGELLEPIMAVEVVTPEDYMGDVMGDLNRRRGMILGMEDTVSGKVIRAEVPLGEMFGYATDVRSMSQGRASYSMEFKKYNTAPSHIVETVTKKQG, from the coding sequence ATGGCTCGTACTACTCCGATTAGCCGCTACCGTAACATCGGTATCGTTGCTCACGTGGATGCTGGTAAAACCACCACCACCGAGCGCGTCCTTTTTTACACTGGCAAAAGTCACAAAATGGGCGAGGTGCATGATGGCGCCGCGACCACAGACTGGATGGTGCAGGAGCAGGAGCGTGGTATTACCATTACTTCTGCTGCTATCACCGCCTTCTGGAAAGGTTCCGAGAAGCAGTACTCGCACGAACACCGTTTCAACGTTATCGATACCCCGGGCCACGTAGACTTCACTATTGAAGTTGAGCGCTCCCTGCGCGTACTCGACGGCGCTGTCGTTGTGTTCTGCGGTACTTCGGGTGTTGAGCCTCAGTCGGAAACCGTATGGCGTCAGGCCAACAAATACGGCGTTCCACGTCTTGTTTACGTAAACAAGATGGACCGTGCGGGTGCTAACTTCCTGCGCGTGATCGGTCAGATCAAGCAGCGTCTGGGTCACACTCCGGTGCCGATTCAATTGGCTATCGGTTCCGAAGACAACTTCCAGGGTCAGATCGATCTGATCAACATGCAAGCTGTCTACTGGAATGACTCTGACAAAGGTATGGTCCCTGTTCGCAAGGACATTCCTGCCGAGCTGCAAGAGCTGGCTGAAGAGTGGCGCAGCAACATGGTTGAGGCTGCGGCCGAAGCCAACGAAGAGCTGATGAACAAGTATCTCGAAGGGGAAGAACTCTCCATCGAGGAAATCAAGGCCGCTCTGCGTCAGCGTACTATCGCTGGTGAGATCGTTCTGGCTGTTTGCGGTTCTTCCTTCAAGAACAAGGGTGTTCCCCTGGTTCTCGACGCCGTTATCGACTTCCTGCCTGCTCCAACCGACATTCCTGCTATCAAGGGTTCCAACCCGGATAACGAGGAAGAGGAAATGGAGCGTCATGCAAGCGACGACGAGCCTTTTGCGGCTCTGGCGTTCAAGATCGCTACCGACCCATTCGTGGGTACCTTGACCTTTGTTCGGGTTTACTCGGGCGTGTTGGCCTCCGGTGACGGCGTGATCAACTCGGTAAAAGGCAAGAAAGAGCGCGTGGGTCGTATGGTGCAAATGCACGCAAACGCCCGTGAAGAAATCAAGGAAGTACGCGCTGGTGACATCGCGGCCTTGATCGGCATGAAGGACGTCACCACTGGTGAAACTTTGTGCAACGCTGACAAGCCAATCATCCTGGTTCGCATGGACTTCCCGGAACCGGTTATTTCGGTTGCCGTAGAGCCTAAGACCAAGGATGACCAGGAAAAAATGGGTATCGCTCTGGGCAAACTTGCTCAGGAAGACCCGTCTTTCCGCGTCAAAACTGATGAAGAGACTGGTCAAACGATCATCTCCGGCATGGGCGAGCTGCACCTGGACATCCTGGTTGACCGGATGCGCCGTGAGTTCAACGTCGAAGCCAACATCGGTAAGCCTCAAGTTTCGTACCGTGAGCGCATCACGAAGAGCTGCGAAATCGAAGGCAAGTTCGTTCGTCAGTCCGGCGGTCGTGGCCAGTTTGGTCATTGCTGGATCCGTTTTGCACCTGCTGACGAAGGTCAGGAAGGTCTGCAATTCCTGAACGAAGTAGTGGGTGGTGTGGTTCCTAAGGAATACATCCCGGCTATCCAGAAGGGTATCGAAGAGCAGATGAAGAACGGTGTTGTTGCCGGCTATCCGCTGATCGGCCTGAAGGCTACCGTGTTTGATGGTTCTTACCACGACGTCGACTCGAACGAGATGGCGTTTAAGGTGGCTGCTTCCATGGCGACCAAGCAACTGGCCCAGAAGGGTGGTGGTGAGTTGCTTGAGCCGATCATGGCGGTAGAGGTTGTTACGCCTGAAGACTATATGGGTGACGTGATGGGCGACCTTAACCGTCGTCGCGGCATGATTCTGGGTATGGAAGATACGGTTTCCGGTAAAGTAATTCGTGCCGAGGTTCCGTTGGGCGAGATGTTCGGTTATGCGACCGACGTTCGTTCCATGTCTCAGGGTCGCGCAAGCTACTCTATGGAATTCAAAAAATACAATACGGCTCCGTCGCACATCGTCGAAACCGTTACCAAAAAACAAGGCTGA